A stretch of DNA from Lycium ferocissimum isolate CSIRO_LF1 chromosome 4, AGI_CSIRO_Lferr_CH_V1, whole genome shotgun sequence:
gaaagaaccgaaccgaactagttcggttcggtgttTAGTGTTcactttcaaaaaatcgaaaccgaaatagccgaatcgaactttgatgaaaccgaaccgaagaaccgaaatTTAAACCGAAAtttatacattacccaaaaaaattaaaacagtccagacccattaagtttaagctaaaaaaaaccccaattgtaataagttctcttttgcttttgtatccttaattttccacttcagttgagaaaatcaaatatctttaacaaagaaaggtgactaggatgtgtctttaggattaatgtatgtcctttatgtgttttcttaattattcttctttgtatgtatataacacctagtaatcctatattatggttatgattttacttcttgtgtatccttttgtttgattttgattttaatttgttagttttatgttttgtttcttttgagAATATAAATTAGTGTAAAtcgaatcgcttctaatatcatataaaaaaaaccgaattgaaaaaaccgaaaccgaaccgaaccaaacttaaaaaaaccgaaactaaaagaaccgaaccgaactagttgggttcggtgttcggtgtccaccttcaaaaaatcgaaactgaaatagccaaaccgaagtttgataaaaccgaaccgaagaaccgaacgcccacccctacctAAATGTGTGGTTGAAGATTCATGTAAGCATAATATTACTCCCTATTTACTATTTAACATATTAGATATTTTATTACATTTAGATTTAGAATGGAGGATAAACGGATTCTTAGAGGCGGTAAATTTTTGTAGGTTTTTTGATCTTGGTTACAATGGCAACCGCTTTACGTGGGAACGATGTAGAAACACCCAAAACTGGGTCCTAGAGAGGCTCAACCGTGCTTTGGCAACAAGAGATTGGCAAAATAACTTTCCAAATGCCAAAGTTTTCCCTGTTGAATCGGCCTCATCTGATCATGCAGGTATATTTTTAACCTTGGGTGTGAATGTTATTTGCTATGCTGCAAAACCCTTCTGGTTTGAAAATTTCTGGATGAAAGAGATAGATATTAAGCAAGCAGTCCAGACCACGTGGGAACATGGAAAAGGCCA
This window harbors:
- the LOC132053676 gene encoding uncharacterized protein LOC132053676, coding for MKYLEWRINGFLEAVNFCRFFDLGYNGNRFTWERCRNTQNWVLERLNRALATRDWQNNFPNAKVFPVESASSDHAGIFLTLGVNVICYAAKPFWFENFWMKEIDIKQAVQTTWEHGKGQPIAEMIKSCVAYLLEWGKNKKQQFKAKLKQAKAQMTRYRNSSNPYHLQSFNSAKEAHLQALEQQNIYWKQRAKQHG